A genomic segment from Aegilops tauschii subsp. strangulata cultivar AL8/78 chromosome 1, Aet v6.0, whole genome shotgun sequence encodes:
- the LOC109754225 gene encoding receptor-like protein EIX2, which produces MRAGDAQGETYMAMATATPPSSTSYLLIILALASAVAPASGNGSCIPAERAALLAFKAAITSDPANLLGSWHGHDCCQWGGVRCHSRTGHVVKLDLHNEFVQQDYASFWFPAGNHSLHGQISSSLLALPHLKHLNLSGNMLLGDGRPIPEFMGSLRRLTHLDLSSLNFSGRVPPQLGNLSKLVYLDINSDMMTYSMDISWLARLPSLKHLDMGGVNLSAAVDWVHTLNKLPNLVMLELNYCGLNGYSTTSPLLHNLTVLEELDLSNNHLNSPAVKNWLWGLTSLKSLIIYGAELRGTFPRELGNLTLLETLDLSFNDIKGMIPATLKKVCNLRYLNLQVNNIDGDISELIQSLPNCSSKNLQVQTLGETNITGTTLQSLVNLSRLNTLELGFNHLRGSVPVEIGTLTNLTNLSLKFNNLTGVISEDHFAGLTNLQEIDLSYNNGLAVTVDSDWEPPFNLQLTRLASCHLGPQFPKWLRSQKGIVFLDISNAGITDRIPYWFWTTFSDAQFLNVSFNQISGELPPNLDFMSMEVLFLQSNHLTGLVPQLPRTIVFLDISRNCLSGFVPSNSQAPSLEAVVLFSNCIIGAIPRSFCQWSNLRLLDLSNNLLVGQFPDCGRKEPRRWHNTSNNTSRVRITSHFGLELRTLLLSNNSLSGGFPSLLRRCRNLLFLDLAQNKLSGDLPAWISDRMAALIMLRLRSNNFSGHVPIEITGLLALRILDLANNSFYGDIPRSLVNFKALTAINEAVDPENNPFTEEYIGATSYDNMGLTGDSLSVVIKGQVLAYRENSVYLMSIDLSCNSLTGQIPEDISSLVGLINLNLSSNFLSGNIPYKIGNLQALESLDLSKNQLSGEIPLGLSNLTSLSYMNLSYNGLSGRIPLGRQLDTLKTDDPASMYIGNPSLCGRPLPKQCLGDEPTQGDSVRWDKDGQSQMDILFSLIVGFVVGLWMVFCGLLFMKKWRYTYFRLLDKLSDKVYVISVVTWHKRSRNIGEN; this is translated from the coding sequence ATGCGTGCCGGTGATGCTCAAGGCGAAACATACATGGCAATGGCCACAgcaactccaccatcttccacGAGCTACCTGCTCATCATCCTAGCCCTAGCCTCTGCCGTCGCCCCTGCAAGTGGAAACGGGAGCTGCATCCCAGCAGAGAGGGCGGCGCTGCTCGCCTTCAAGGCCGCCATCACAAGCGACCCGGCGAACCTCCTCGGCTCATGGCATGGCCACGACTGCTGCCAATGGGGCGGCGTGAGGTGCCACAGCCGGACAGGCCACGTCGTCAAGCTCGACCTCCACAACGAATTCGTCCAACAAGACTACGCTTCTTTTTGGTTCCCTGCAGGTAACCATTCGCTGCATGGCCAGATAAGTTCTTCGCTGCTCGCTCTGCCCCATCTCAAGCATCTGAACCTTAGTGGGAACATGCTTCTCGGAGATGGAAGGCCTATACCAGAGTTCATGGGTTCCCTCCGGAGATTGACACACCTTGACCTATCTTCCTTGAATTTTAGTGGTAGAGTGCCTCCTCAGCTAGGCAACCTATCCAAACTCGTATATCTTGACATAAACTCTGATATGATGACATATTCAATGGATATTTCTTGGTTAGCCCGTCTCCCCTCACTCAAGCATCTCGACATGGGCGGTGTGAACCTTAGCGCAGCGGTAGACTGGGTTCACACACTAAACAAGCTTCCGAACCTGGTTATGTTGGAACTCAATTATTGTGGCCTTAATGGTTATAGTACTACGTCTCCCCTACTCCATAACCTCACGgttcttgaagaacttgatcTCTCAAACAACCATTTAAACAGTCCAGCTGTAAAGAATTGGCTTTGGGGTTTAACAAGCCTCAAAAGCCTAATCATATATGGTGCTGAATTAAGGGGAACTTTTCCTCGCGAGTTGGGAAACTTGACCTTATTAGAGACCCTTGACCTGTCATTCAACGACATCAAAGGGATGATACCCGCGACTCTGAAAAAAGTGTGTAATTTGAGATATCTAAACCTCCAAGTAAACAACATCGATGGGGACATATCAGAACTAATTCAAAGCCTACCGAATTGTTCTTCTAAGAATCTGCAAGTCCAGACTTTGGGAGAGACCAACATCACAGGGACAACTTTACAGTCACTTGTAAACCTATCCAGATTAAACACGCTTGAACTTGGTTTCAACCACTTGAGAGGTTCCGTGCCCGTGGAGATTGGGACACTTACAAATTTGACCAACTTGTCCCTTAAGTTTAACAACCTTACTGGTGTGATATCCGAGGATCATTTTGCTGGTCTGACGAATTTACAAGAAATTGACTTGTCTTATAATAATGGTTTGGCAGTCACCGTGGATTCGGATTGGGAACCTCCCTTCAACTTGCAATTGACAAGGCTTGCGTCTTGTCATTTGGGCCCCCAGTTCCCTAAATGGCTGCGATCGCAAAAAGGCATTGTATTTCTTGATATTTCAAATGCAGGTATCACAGATAGGATCCCATATTGGTTCTGGACTACCTTTTCGGATGCCCAGTTTTTAAATGTCTCATTTAACCAAATTAGTGGTGAGCTGCCACCTAATTTGGACTTCATGTCAATGGAAGTACTTTTTCTCCAGTCAAATCATCTAACTGGTTTGGTACCACAATTACCAAGAACAATTGTATTCTTGGACATCTCCAGAAATTGTTTAAGTGGGTTTGTGCCATCAAATTCACAAGCTCCATCTTTAGAAGCTGTCGTTCTCTTTTCCAACTGTATAATTGGGGCTATTCCAAGGTCATTTTGTCAGTGGTCAAATCTGCGGCTCTTAGATCTTTCAAACAATCTGCTTGTAGGGCAATTTCCTGACTGTGGCAGAAAAGAACCGAGGCGATGGCATAACACAAGCAACAACACTTCAAGGGTCAGAATCACAAGCCATTTCGGTTTGGAACTCCGTACTCTCCTTCTAAGCAACAATAGTCTTTCAGGTGGATTCCCTTCACTCCTACGACGGTGCCGAAATCTTCTTTTCCTCGACCTAGCTCAAAATAAATTGAGTGGAGACCTACCTGCATGGATTAGTGATCGAATGGCAGCTTTGATCATGCTACGCTTAAGATCGAACAACTTCTCAGGTCACGTTCCAATTGAAATAACCGGACTTCTTGCTCTTCGCATCCTTGACCTAGCTAATAACAGCTTTTATGGGGATATTCCACGAAGTTTAGTGAACTTCAAAGCTTTGACTGCCATTAATGAAGCTGTAGATCCAGAAAACAATCCTTTCACAGAAGAATATATTGGGGCGACGTCGTACGACAATATGGGGCTGACTGGTGATAGTTTATCAGTTGTCATAAAAGGCCAAGTGCTTGCCTACAGGGAGAATAGTGTATATTTGATGAGTATTGATTTATCCTGCAACAGTTTAACTGGACAAATCCCAGAAGATATTAGCTCTCTTGTTGGACTCATAAACCTGAATTTGTCATCAAACTTCTTGAGCGGAAATATCCCATACAAGATTGGAAATCTGCAAGCACTCGAGTCTCTTGATCTCTCAAAGAACCAGCTTTCTGGTGAAATTCCTTTGGGCTTATCAAATTTGACATCATTGAGCTATATGAACTTGTCATATAATGGTCTATCAGGTAGAATACCATTGGGGCGTCAACTAGATACCCTTAAAACAGATGATCCAGCTTCTATGTACATTGGCAACCCTAGTCTTTGTGGACGTCCCCTTCCAAAGCAATGTCTTGGAGATGAACCAACTCAAGGAGATTCAGTAAGATGGGATAAAGATGGTCAATCTCAAATGGATATTTTGTTTAGCCTGATTGTGGGGTTTGTGGTGGGCCTCTGGATGGTATTTTGTGGCCTTTTGTTCATGAAGAAATGGAGGTACACATATTTCAGGTTACTTGATAAGTTATCTGACAAGGTCTATGTCATCTCTGTTGTTACTTGGCACAAACGGTCCAGAAACATTGGAGAAAATTAA